A region from the Naumannella halotolerans genome encodes:
- the rplI gene encoding 50S ribosomal protein L9 — MKLILTAAVENLGIAGDVVDVKPGYGRNFLLPQGYAISWTRGAEKQIEGIKRARDAREVRNADHAQEIRTQIEALQVSIPVRADESGKLFGSVTPASIATAIKKSGGPAVDKRAVEIAKPIKKTGSHTVGVKLHDSVTAHLPLEVVAAQ; from the coding sequence ATGAAGCTCATCCTGACCGCAGCTGTCGAGAACCTCGGCATCGCCGGTGACGTCGTCGACGTCAAGCCCGGTTACGGCCGCAACTTCCTGCTGCCGCAGGGGTACGCGATTTCGTGGACCCGTGGCGCGGAGAAGCAGATCGAGGGCATCAAGCGGGCGCGTGACGCCCGTGAGGTCCGCAATGCCGATCACGCCCAGGAGATCCGTACCCAGATCGAGGCCCTGCAGGTCTCGATCCCGGTTCGGGCCGACGAGTCGGGCAAGTTGTTCGGTTCGGTGACCCCGGCCTCGATCGCCACCGCGATCAAGAAGTCGGGTGGACCGGCCGTCGACAAGCGCGCCGTCGAGATCGCCAAGCCGATCAAGAAGACCGGTTCGCACACCGTCGGCGTGAAGTTGCACGACTCGGTGACCGCGCACCTGCCGCTGGAGGTCGTTGCCGCTCAGTGA
- a CDS encoding TIGR04255 family protein, giving the protein MTDSEAALAETRELLSNAPLARVLVQVRWPELTNFRFDDLVTAMARTLSDQYPLKRRDAELQIVFTPAGPQQEANGFVHRFTSAMEDWSVSVGEAFLAIETSNYKGHGDLVSRLRTALSALAESSQIPVINRIGYRYTNRITGAEDLTKLGERFAPSVLGGVGDAPTGSELVHSITESVYRLDSAHLLVRSAQVGPNESIDPTLPPVSEKSWILDLDAYDEGRRKFDVNEISSLATHLSSIASTQFNTVTTDKFSERYA; this is encoded by the coding sequence GTGACCGACTCAGAAGCTGCACTCGCCGAAACCCGGGAACTTCTTTCCAACGCGCCGCTCGCCCGGGTCCTAGTCCAGGTCCGTTGGCCTGAACTCACTAACTTCAGGTTTGACGACCTCGTCACCGCCATGGCACGCACACTCAGCGATCAGTATCCCCTGAAGCGTCGAGACGCCGAGCTTCAAATAGTATTTACTCCTGCTGGACCTCAGCAGGAGGCGAACGGCTTTGTTCATCGGTTCACGTCGGCCATGGAAGACTGGTCTGTCTCCGTTGGTGAGGCTTTCCTGGCAATCGAAACCAGTAACTACAAGGGCCACGGTGACCTTGTATCGCGCCTGCGAACCGCGCTGTCAGCGCTCGCAGAATCCTCGCAGATCCCAGTTATCAATCGAATCGGCTATAGGTACACGAACCGGATTACCGGCGCGGAAGACCTTACCAAGCTCGGCGAGCGCTTTGCTCCGTCTGTTCTAGGCGGTGTCGGCGATGCCCCAACAGGTTCTGAGCTTGTCCACAGCATCACCGAGTCGGTTTATCGCCTCGACTCAGCGCACCTGCTCGTTCGCTCAGCCCAGGTGGGTCCAAACGAGTCCATCGACCCAACCCTGCCGCCCGTTTCTGAAAAGAGCTGGATCCTCGATCTGGACGCCTACGATGAGGGACGCAGAAAGTTCGACGTGAACGAAATCTCGTCGCTAGCCACGCATCTCTCATCCATTGCAAGTACTCAGTTCAACACCGTCACAACGGATAAGTTCTCCGAAAGGTACGCATGA
- a CDS encoding malate:quinone oxidoreductase, giving the protein MSRAGAAEDADAVLVGGGIMSVTLGLLLARLQPDWRIVLLETRSEPATESSAAWNNAGTGHAGYCELNYMPDPEDPSKAHGVASQFMLSREWWAGLAAEGVLSPAAFIHRAPHLALVFGERNAAYLRRRWEVMRSDPLFAAMEFTTAADEIAQWAPLTMRGRHRTVVAATRHTAGTDLDYGALTRQLAAAFAARGGELRTGHRVRGIRRLAPRRWSVTARTPERDVTFRTRFVFVGAGGATLPLLQTARIPEIDGFGVLPVGAAFYRCAVSEVVAEHAVKVYGQAAPGAPPMSIPHLDRRTVDGAAQLMFGPYATFSTKLLKHGRLTDAPATLRPDNASVVASAVARNLPVVGYLVRQLLASDAARFGQLQQLYPGAERRQWELIHAGQRAQIVAPDAGRGLRGGRLQFWGTRRVITADRSLAGLLGASPGASTSVAAMIELLSRCFPEHWPRWQAELQQAIPGLGRDRWTHRQVEQSLAATDAALAL; this is encoded by the coding sequence ATGAGCCGGGCGGGTGCCGCCGAGGACGCCGATGCGGTCCTGGTCGGCGGCGGGATCATGTCGGTCACCCTCGGCTTGTTGTTGGCCCGATTGCAACCGGACTGGCGAATCGTGCTGCTGGAGACCCGGTCCGAGCCGGCGACCGAGAGCAGCGCAGCGTGGAACAACGCCGGCACCGGACATGCCGGGTACTGCGAACTGAACTACATGCCCGATCCCGAGGACCCGTCGAAGGCCCACGGGGTCGCCTCGCAGTTCATGCTCAGTCGCGAGTGGTGGGCGGGGCTGGCGGCCGAAGGGGTCCTGTCACCGGCGGCCTTCATCCATCGAGCACCGCATCTGGCACTGGTCTTCGGTGAGCGGAATGCCGCCTACCTGCGGCGCCGCTGGGAGGTCATGCGCAGCGACCCGCTGTTCGCGGCGATGGAGTTCACCACGGCGGCCGACGAGATCGCCCAGTGGGCGCCGTTGACCATGCGGGGACGTCACCGGACCGTTGTCGCGGCCACCCGCCACACCGCAGGCACCGATCTGGACTACGGCGCCCTGACGCGTCAGCTGGCCGCCGCCTTCGCCGCGCGGGGTGGTGAGCTGAGGACCGGTCACCGGGTGCGCGGAATTCGACGGCTGGCGCCCCGTCGATGGTCGGTGACGGCTCGTACCCCCGAACGGGACGTCACTTTCCGTACCCGATTCGTCTTCGTCGGTGCCGGAGGTGCCACGCTGCCGCTGCTGCAGACCGCCCGGATACCGGAGATCGACGGCTTCGGGGTGCTCCCGGTCGGCGCTGCCTTCTACCGCTGTGCTGTATCGGAGGTGGTGGCCGAGCATGCGGTGAAGGTCTACGGGCAGGCCGCCCCCGGCGCACCGCCGATGTCGATCCCGCATCTCGACCGGCGAACCGTCGACGGTGCGGCGCAGCTGATGTTCGGCCCCTATGCGACCTTCAGCACGAAGCTGCTGAAACACGGGCGGTTGACCGATGCTCCGGCGACCCTGCGGCCCGACAATGCCTCGGTGGTGGCCTCGGCCGTCGCCCGCAACCTGCCCGTGGTCGGTTACCTGGTACGTCAACTGCTGGCCTCCGATGCCGCCCGCTTCGGCCAACTGCAGCAGCTGTATCCGGGCGCCGAGCGACGCCAATGGGAGCTGATCCATGCCGGTCAGCGGGCGCAGATCGTGGCACCCGACGCGGGCAGGGGTCTGCGCGGCGGGCGCCTGCAGTTCTGGGGTACGCGCAGGGTGATCACCGCCGACCGGAGCCTGGCCGGGCTGCTCGGCGCCTCCCCCGGGGCCTCCACCTCGGTGGCGGCGATGATCGAACTGCTGAGTCGGTGCTTCCCCGAGCACTGGCCGCGCTGGCAGGCAGAACTTCAGCAGGCGATTCCGGGACTGGGCCGCGACCGCTGGACCCACCGGCAGGTCGAGCAGTCGCTGGCCGCCACCGATGCAGCGCTGGCGCTCTGA
- a CDS encoding response regulator transcription factor has translation MHILIVEDDRSVSGALAEVLAAHFHQPEVVSRGEDALRRHRDADLMLLDLGLGDLDGLTVLQRIRRVSPIPTIVITARGDERSTVTGLRSGADDYLVKPVRIQELLARIDLVARRSRVTSSPQRVLAQDVEIALDSREVRVGSDPVHLTQTEFDLLALLARNTGRPVRRELILSEVWDDQLGTSSRSLDAHMAQLRAKLKRPGLISTVRGFGYKLVD, from the coding sequence ATGCACATCCTCATCGTGGAGGACGATCGCTCGGTCAGTGGCGCACTGGCCGAGGTCCTTGCCGCCCACTTCCATCAGCCCGAAGTGGTCTCCCGGGGCGAGGATGCCCTGCGCCGCCACCGCGACGCAGATCTGATGCTGCTCGACCTGGGGCTCGGTGATCTCGACGGTCTGACCGTGCTGCAGCGTATCCGGCGGGTCAGTCCGATACCGACCATCGTGATCACCGCCCGCGGCGATGAGCGCTCCACCGTCACCGGGCTTCGCTCCGGCGCCGACGACTACCTGGTGAAGCCGGTGCGGATCCAGGAACTGCTGGCCCGGATCGACCTGGTCGCCCGCCGGTCCCGGGTCACGTCGAGCCCGCAGCGGGTGCTGGCCCAGGACGTGGAGATCGCATTGGACAGCCGGGAGGTGCGGGTGGGCTCCGATCCGGTGCACCTGACCCAGACCGAGTTCGACCTGCTCGCCCTGCTCGCGCGGAACACGGGCCGACCGGTACGCCGGGAGCTGATCCTCTCCGAGGTCTGGGACGACCAGCTCGGTACCAGTTCACGCAGCCTCGACGCGCACATGGCGCAGCTGCGGGCGAAGCTGAAACGTCCCGGTTTGATCAGCACCGTCCGCGGTTTCGGCTACAAACTCGTGGACTGA
- a CDS encoding sensor histidine kinase has translation MRNRILVPLLSCALLALIAAAVPSLGLMAQRRTEQMISNRTQVLERVAELARSVEPDRATSGSALETYVERHRQIHREHLLILDSTGQTVHSTGGLDKDSPQVSTLLRTYGFTPPRVQVATIQPWSPDRALMAVPIEMGNDLSGGVVVLQADLTGARRDIRLAWLFALGMVLLLAGVLVMVTSAWSRWVVRPVLRLDEAANRLSTGQRPEPVQTAGPPELRRLARSFDSMAQALTSTVEQQQALIADTSHQLRNPIAAVRLRVDLLQQSATTQQEPSLHQVQADLDRLEDTVDRLLVLAELDHQINAEPLGSAVSKEISLIEPEVIVHHWQARATAAGVRLRAVGEPVQTRARGAEEMIDNLLDNACKYAGEGATVWLRARREADQVLIMVEDSGSGLAETELRYVGHRFWRSSRHTDRAGTGLGLSLVITLARASGGTAEVTRSDHGGLAIRLTLPAVER, from the coding sequence GTGCGCAATCGGATCCTGGTCCCGCTGCTCAGCTGTGCCCTGCTGGCGCTGATAGCCGCTGCCGTCCCCTCACTGGGCCTGATGGCGCAGCGCCGTACCGAACAGATGATCAGCAACCGGACACAGGTGCTGGAGCGGGTGGCCGAACTTGCCCGCAGCGTGGAACCGGACCGGGCGACCAGCGGTTCGGCCTTGGAGACCTATGTCGAACGCCACCGACAGATCCATCGAGAGCACCTTCTGATCCTCGACTCGACGGGACAGACGGTCCATTCCACCGGTGGTCTCGACAAGGACTCACCCCAGGTCAGCACCCTGTTGCGCACCTACGGTTTCACCCCGCCACGGGTCCAGGTGGCCACCATTCAGCCGTGGAGCCCGGACCGGGCCCTGATGGCGGTGCCGATCGAGATGGGCAACGACCTCAGCGGGGGAGTGGTGGTGCTGCAGGCCGATCTGACCGGCGCGCGCCGCGACATCCGACTGGCCTGGCTGTTCGCGCTGGGCATGGTGCTGCTGCTCGCCGGGGTGTTGGTGATGGTGACATCTGCCTGGTCCCGATGGGTGGTACGGCCGGTGCTCCGACTGGACGAGGCGGCCAACCGTCTCAGTACCGGCCAGCGCCCCGAACCGGTGCAGACGGCCGGCCCGCCGGAGCTGCGGCGGCTGGCTCGATCCTTCGACTCGATGGCACAGGCACTCACCTCCACCGTCGAACAGCAACAGGCACTGATCGCCGACACCTCCCATCAGCTGCGCAATCCGATCGCTGCGGTACGTCTGCGGGTCGACCTGTTGCAACAGTCGGCCACGACCCAACAGGAACCTTCGCTGCATCAGGTGCAGGCCGATCTCGACCGCTTGGAGGACACGGTGGACCGACTGCTCGTGCTGGCCGAACTCGATCATCAGATCAATGCTGAACCCTTGGGAAGTGCGGTCAGCAAGGAGATCTCGCTGATCGAACCCGAGGTGATCGTGCATCATTGGCAGGCCCGGGCAACAGCTGCCGGAGTGCGGTTGCGGGCCGTGGGCGAGCCGGTGCAGACCCGCGCCCGAGGCGCCGAGGAGATGATCGACAACCTGCTGGACAATGCCTGCAAGTACGCCGGCGAGGGCGCCACCGTGTGGTTGCGCGCCCGGCGTGAGGCGGACCAGGTGTTGATCATGGTGGAGGACTCCGGCAGCGGGCTGGCGGAGACCGAGCTGCGCTACGTCGGCCACCGGTTCTGGCGCTCGTCCAGGCACACCGACCGGGCCGGCACCGGCCTCGGGCTCTCGCTGGTGATCACCCTCGCCCGGGCCAGTGGTGGAACCGCCGAGGTGACGCGTTCGGACCATGGTGGGTTGGCGATCCGGCTCACCCTGCCGGCGGTGGAACGATGA
- a CDS encoding TAXI family TRAP transporter solute-binding subunit: MTGGSRAIGRRALLGAVGGLLGAGLLGGCSRPAHPVVIAAGPTDTPDLAFARLLAAALDRAGHPATALITSGNLENVQAVGESQAHLGICTADTIERRGPLVALAQLHQRHLHLVTRGDSGITAAEELRDRRIAVPPRGVAGHEAAVRVLAAVGAGSVDDLDGKWMPMEDGAAARAVAGRRVEAMIWAGALPPADVAAVEAVTALRALDLSAALTRLRPANGTYQAARLPAAIYHQSTEVATIAIPTLLVCHGNLPHGVASTVVDLLLDRAEELVPASTYGLQYLSPANLIDTAGVELHFDAVRRYRVRYG, translated from the coding sequence ATGACCGGGGGCAGCCGGGCAATCGGCAGGCGCGCCCTGCTGGGAGCAGTCGGAGGCCTCCTCGGTGCCGGTCTGCTCGGTGGTTGCAGCCGGCCCGCCCACCCGGTGGTGATCGCTGCCGGGCCCACCGACACCCCCGATCTGGCCTTCGCCCGCCTGCTGGCCGCCGCACTCGACCGGGCCGGGCACCCGGCGACGGCGCTGATCACCAGCGGCAACCTGGAGAATGTGCAGGCCGTCGGCGAATCCCAGGCCCACCTCGGCATCTGCACCGCGGACACGATCGAGCGCCGAGGGCCCCTGGTCGCCCTGGCGCAGCTCCACCAGCGCCATCTGCACCTGGTGACCCGCGGGGACAGCGGGATCACCGCCGCCGAGGAGTTGCGGGACCGCCGGATCGCCGTACCCCCGCGCGGTGTGGCCGGTCACGAGGCGGCGGTTCGGGTCCTGGCCGCCGTCGGGGCCGGATCCGTCGACGACCTGGACGGCAAGTGGATGCCGATGGAGGACGGGGCTGCCGCCCGGGCGGTGGCCGGGCGGCGGGTCGAGGCGATGATCTGGGCCGGGGCCCTGCCGCCTGCCGATGTAGCCGCAGTGGAGGCGGTCACCGCCCTGCGGGCCCTCGACCTGTCGGCTGCCCTGACGCGGTTGCGGCCGGCCAACGGTACGTACCAGGCTGCCCGCCTCCCGGCCGCGATCTACCACCAGTCGACGGAGGTGGCGACGATCGCGATCCCGACGCTGCTGGTCTGCCATGGCAACCTCCCGCACGGGGTCGCCAGCACGGTGGTCGATCTGCTGCTCGACCGGGCCGAGGAGCTGGTGCCCGCCTCGACCTACGGCCTGCAGTACCTGAGCCCGGCCAACCTGATCGACACCGCCGGTGTGGAACTGCACTTCGACGCCGTGCGGCGCTATCGGGTCCGGTACGGGTGA
- a CDS encoding tripartite tricarboxylate transporter substrate-binding protein, with protein sequence MSVTACSGGGADDGADYPTENIEVIVPFSAGGPTDTVTRLVADPMGAELGQQMVVQNVEGAGGTIGAGEASRARPDGYTLLLHHIGMSTAPALYENLPYDPQADFAPVGLVAEVPMTIISRNDLGPTTMDELATYIQQNQSTITYANAGVGSASQLCGLLLERALGVDFQEVPYDGAGPAIADVVGGQVDFMCDQTTNTSGQIRGGEVTAYAVTTPERLESLPDLQTTAEAGLPDLELSIWHGLYAPAETPEAVISKLEGALQTALADEAVANSFSDLGATVPAAEDQTPEGLAARLAEQTALWGEVISEPVG encoded by the coding sequence GTGAGTGTGACCGCCTGCAGCGGGGGTGGTGCCGATGACGGCGCCGACTACCCGACGGAGAACATCGAGGTGATCGTTCCGTTCTCGGCCGGCGGACCGACCGACACCGTCACCCGTTTGGTGGCCGACCCGATGGGTGCCGAACTCGGGCAACAGATGGTGGTGCAGAACGTCGAGGGTGCCGGCGGGACGATCGGCGCCGGCGAGGCTTCGCGCGCCCGTCCGGACGGCTACACCCTGCTGCTGCACCACATCGGCATGTCCACTGCGCCGGCGCTGTACGAGAACCTGCCCTATGACCCGCAGGCCGATTTCGCCCCGGTCGGGTTGGTGGCAGAGGTGCCGATGACGATCATCTCCCGCAACGATCTGGGGCCGACCACGATGGACGAACTGGCCACCTACATCCAGCAGAACCAGTCCACCATCACCTACGCCAATGCCGGTGTCGGTTCGGCCTCCCAGCTGTGCGGGCTGTTGCTCGAACGGGCGCTCGGAGTCGACTTCCAGGAAGTTCCCTATGACGGCGCGGGTCCGGCGATCGCCGACGTCGTCGGCGGTCAGGTCGATTTCATGTGCGACCAGACCACCAACACCTCCGGACAGATCCGTGGTGGTGAGGTGACCGCCTATGCCGTCACCACTCCGGAGCGGTTGGAGAGCCTGCCCGATCTGCAGACCACGGCCGAGGCGGGGTTGCCCGACCTGGAGCTGAGCATCTGGCACGGACTGTACGCGCCGGCCGAGACCCCGGAGGCCGTGATCAGCAAACTCGAGGGTGCACTGCAGACGGCGCTGGCCGATGAGGCGGTGGCCAACAGCTTCAGCGATCTGGGCGCCACGGTGCCGGCTGCGGAGGATCAGACACCGGAGGGGCTGGCCGCCCGGTTGGCCGAGCAGACCGCCTTGTGGGGCGAGGTCATCAGCGAGCCCGTCGGTTGA
- a CDS encoding tripartite tricarboxylate transporter TctB family protein, with the protein MSQKSEEIDVAETKQRRSSADICSGVIFGTIGAAFVIAALPYGFGEGGQIGAALFPVMTGSVLLLLGLAIAVRGLLRGDAGAVGRLPWGLMGLVSAALVAFVLLIDTFEAGLVPATFVAAFIAGLTTIERPLTLRKLLSPLLTAAGITVLCVLVFYFALQLNLDLFG; encoded by the coding sequence GTGAGTCAGAAGAGTGAGGAGATCGATGTGGCCGAGACGAAGCAACGCCGCTCGTCGGCAGACATCTGCAGCGGGGTGATCTTCGGCACCATCGGTGCCGCATTCGTCATCGCCGCACTGCCCTACGGATTCGGGGAGGGAGGGCAGATCGGCGCGGCACTGTTCCCGGTGATGACGGGATCGGTACTGCTGCTGCTCGGCCTCGCGATCGCGGTCCGCGGGCTGCTGCGGGGTGACGCCGGAGCGGTCGGCAGGCTCCCGTGGGGACTGATGGGATTGGTCTCGGCGGCCCTGGTGGCATTCGTGCTGCTGATCGACACCTTCGAGGCCGGACTGGTCCCGGCCACCTTCGTGGCAGCGTTCATCGCCGGCCTGACGACGATCGAACGACCGCTGACCCTCCGCAAACTGCTGTCCCCACTGCTCACCGCAGCGGGGATCACCGTGCTCTGCGTACTGGTCTTCTACTTCGCGCTGCAGCTCAACCTCGATCTCTTCGGCTGA
- a CDS encoding tripartite tricarboxylate transporter permease encodes MDLFSNLALGFETAFQWQNILWCLLGVAIGTAVGVLPGIGPTAAIAMLLPLTFSFGEPVSALIMLAGIYYGAQYGGSTTAILLNMPGESSSAVTAIDGHQMAKMGRAGVALATAAVGSFFAGTVATLVLAVAAPPLARVALQFGPADYFSLMLLGLVISIALARGSVLNALAMIFLGLLLGTVGQDAFTGQPRFTFGLSELYGGLNFVSVAVGIFGIAEILRNLLDPETRNATVSKVSSLLPTKEDVRRSVGPILRATGLGSVLGILPGGGHILSSFASYSVEKQLSPRKAEFGKGAIEGVAGPEAANNAAAQTSFIPLLTLGIPAHPVMALIVGAFIIQGITPGPTLMTDEPTLFWALIASMWIGNLLLVVLNLPLIGLWVRLLKVPQRVLFPAIIVFAGIGTYSLELNPFHVLAVAVFGVLGYILVKCGSEPAPLLLGFVLGPLLESNMRRALLISHGDPSVFFTRPISAVMLVLALIALLVAMLPMIRKRRDKVFVEDD; translated from the coding sequence ATGGACCTCTTCAGCAATCTCGCACTCGGTTTCGAGACGGCGTTCCAATGGCAGAACATCTTGTGGTGCCTGCTCGGGGTGGCGATCGGTACGGCCGTGGGCGTGCTGCCCGGGATCGGCCCGACGGCGGCCATCGCCATGCTGCTGCCACTGACCTTCAGCTTCGGCGAACCGGTGTCGGCGTTGATCATGCTGGCCGGTATCTACTACGGCGCCCAGTACGGCGGGTCGACCACCGCGATCCTGTTGAACATGCCGGGGGAGTCGTCCTCGGCGGTGACGGCGATCGACGGGCACCAGATGGCGAAGATGGGCAGGGCCGGAGTCGCCCTGGCCACCGCGGCCGTGGGCTCCTTCTTCGCCGGTACGGTCGCCACCTTGGTGCTGGCCGTGGCGGCCCCGCCCCTGGCACGGGTGGCGCTGCAGTTCGGGCCGGCCGACTACTTCTCGTTGATGCTGCTGGGGCTGGTCATCTCCATCGCCCTCGCCCGGGGATCGGTGCTGAACGCGCTGGCGATGATCTTCCTCGGGCTGTTGCTCGGTACGGTCGGCCAGGACGCCTTCACCGGGCAGCCGCGCTTCACCTTCGGCCTGTCCGAACTGTACGGCGGGCTGAACTTCGTCTCCGTCGCGGTCGGCATCTTCGGCATCGCCGAGATCCTGCGGAATCTGTTGGATCCGGAGACCCGCAACGCCACCGTCAGCAAGGTCAGTTCCCTGCTGCCGACCAAGGAGGACGTCCGCCGCTCGGTGGGACCGATCCTGCGGGCCACCGGACTGGGGTCGGTGCTCGGCATCCTGCCCGGTGGTGGGCACATCCTGTCGTCGTTCGCCTCCTACTCGGTGGAGAAGCAGCTGTCACCTCGCAAGGCGGAGTTCGGCAAGGGTGCGATCGAGGGCGTGGCCGGTCCGGAGGCGGCCAACAATGCCGCCGCCCAGACCTCCTTCATCCCGCTGCTGACCCTGGGCATCCCGGCCCATCCGGTGATGGCGCTGATAGTTGGTGCCTTCATCATCCAGGGCATCACCCCGGGGCCGACGCTGATGACCGACGAACCGACACTGTTCTGGGCGCTGATCGCGTCGATGTGGATCGGCAACCTGCTGCTGGTGGTGCTGAACCTGCCGCTGATCGGGCTGTGGGTGCGGCTGTTGAAGGTGCCCCAGCGGGTGCTCTTCCCGGCGATCATCGTCTTCGCCGGTATCGGCACCTACTCCTTGGAACTGAACCCGTTCCACGTGCTCGCGGTCGCGGTCTTCGGCGTCCTCGGCTACATCCTGGTCAAGTGTGGTTCCGAGCCCGCGCCGCTGTTGCTCGGTTTCGTGCTCGGGCCACTGCTGGAGTCCAACATGCGGCGGGCGCTGTTGATCAGCCACGGGGATCCGTCGGTCTTCTTCACCCGACCGATCTCGGCGGTGATGCTGGTGTTGGCGCTGATCGCCCTGCTGGTGGCGATGTTGCCGATGATCCGCAAGCGCCGGGACAAGGTGTTCGTCGAGGACGACTGA
- a CDS encoding SRPBCC family protein: MAHFRRLIRSDLPPATVFAAVLDLQGHTEVVPFTQSSTTDGRPVGENSELLGLTRIGPLTVRDTMTVIEFRPPGDGRAGYCLLVKTGRVVLGWIELSVSDSGLGGSVLRWEQEISISHLPRLFDPLLGPVAGLGYGFALHRLLRRAR, from the coding sequence ATGGCCCATTTCCGCCGTCTGATCCGAAGCGACCTGCCCCCGGCGACGGTCTTCGCCGCGGTTCTCGACCTGCAGGGGCATACCGAGGTCGTCCCGTTCACCCAGTCCTCGACCACCGACGGCCGCCCGGTCGGTGAGAACAGCGAGTTGCTGGGCCTGACCCGGATCGGCCCACTCACCGTGCGGGACACGATGACGGTGATCGAATTCCGGCCGCCGGGCGACGGCCGGGCCGGTTACTGCCTACTGGTGAAGACCGGCCGGGTGGTCCTGGGTTGGATCGAGCTCAGCGTCTCCGACAGCGGCCTCGGCGGTTCGGTGCTGCGCTGGGAACAGGAGATCTCGATCTCCCACCTCCCCCGACTGTTCGACCCGCTGCTCGGTCCGGTCGCCGGCCTGGGGTACGGCTTCGCGCTGCACCGATTGCTGCGCCGGGCGCGCTGA
- a CDS encoding DUF4916 domain-containing protein, protein MSSTAFDFGDGWFDPDEFARLRRRMPITYVNAVPVRLGADGAVQQIGLLLRSDSRGNLTRELVSGRVRYHESLREALIRHAENDLGPMALPQVPPSLQPFTVAEYFPTPGTGRLHDPRQHAIALCYVLPVRGECSPRQDALSLDWLTPTEALMPDIVSEMSLGQVHLLKQALAHLGQLP, encoded by the coding sequence ATGAGCAGCACCGCATTCGACTTCGGCGACGGTTGGTTCGATCCCGATGAGTTCGCCCGCCTCCGCCGACGGATGCCGATCACCTATGTCAACGCCGTACCGGTCCGGCTCGGCGCCGACGGTGCGGTGCAGCAGATCGGCCTGCTGCTCCGCTCCGACTCCCGCGGCAACCTCACCCGGGAGCTGGTCAGCGGCAGGGTCCGCTATCACGAGAGCCTGCGGGAGGCCCTGATCCGGCACGCAGAGAACGACCTCGGCCCGATGGCGCTGCCGCAGGTGCCGCCGTCGCTGCAGCCGTTCACCGTGGCCGAGTACTTCCCGACCCCGGGCACCGGCCGCTTGCACGACCCGCGACAGCATGCGATCGCGCTGTGCTACGTACTGCCGGTCCGCGGTGAGTGCAGCCCGCGGCAGGACGCACTCAGCCTCGACTGGCTGACCCCGACCGAGGCGCTGATGCCCGACATCGTCTCGGAGATGAGCCTGGGCCAGGTGCACCTGCTGAAGCAGGCCCTGGCGCACCTGGGCCAGCTTCCCTGA